CCACATCAAAGCCGGAAACCTGCCCTACAACTTCTGCACAGCGGTCTGTACCGCTCTGATGTGACGTGCCGGTCATGATGAATTCCCCGCCAAATTTTTTCACCTCTGCAGCGATGCGTTCATCATCGGTAGCAACTACAACCTGGTCTATTCCTGAAGCTTTAACCGCCTGTTCATAAACCCGGCGGATCATGCTTTTCCCCTGAATGTCTACCAGCGGTTTCCCCGGGAAACGGGTAGAGGCATAACGGGCAGGGATAACACCTAATACTTTCATCTTAAAATAATCCGTTTATTTCCGCATCAATAGATTGAATAATACTGCCAAGATCTTCCGGATTGTTCGTGAAATCAAGCTTGTCTTTATCCAGAATAAGCAATTTCCCAAGACTGTAATCTTTAATCCAGGCTTCATATTTTTCATTTAACTTGGAAAGATAATCAATTCGGATGCTGGCTTCATATTCACGGCCGCGACGTTGGATGTTGTTAACCAGGGTAGGAACAGAAGCACGAAGGTAAACCAGTACATCAGGAGGTTTGATAAATGAAGTGATGTTCTCAAAGATTGCCCGGTAATTGTGGTGGTCTCTGGTGGTCATCAGGCCCATTTCATGCAGGTTTTCCGCAAAGATATGGGCATCTTCATAAATCGTCCTGTCCTGAATGACATTGCGCTTATTGCTTTCAATCTCTACAATCTGTTGAAAACGGCTATTCAAAAAGTAAATCTGCAGGTTAAAACTCCAGCGTTTCATGTCGCTGTAAAAATCCTCCAGATATGGATTGTCTTCCACCGCTTCATACAAAGCTTCCCAGCCATAATGTTTGGCCAGTAAGCCTGTCAATGTGGTTTTTCCGGCACCAATGTTTCCAACTATAGCTATATGCATATATTTTATTTTAAGGTAGCTGTTATAGCTATATCATTAATAGTAAGATTAAAAGGATCTGAACCCGATTAATTCTCTTGCTTCTTTAATTGTTTTCTGGGCACTTTCTCTGGCTTTTAATGCGCCATGTTTGGCTACCTGACGCAGGTATGAAGTGTCTTTTGCAATGTCTTCAATCTTTTCACGGATAGGGGTGTTAAATACAATCATATCTTCAGCAAGCTGTTTCTTGAAATCACCGTAACGAATTGCGCAGCTGTTATAAAGGTCATCAAAGTGCTTCATGGTATCTGCCGGAGAAACGATTTTCATCAGGTCAAACAGATTCTGGATCGCCTCTGGTTTTTGCTGATTCTCTTCAGTTGGTCCGCCATCAGTTACCGCACGGGAAACTTTCTTACGGATCACTTCCGGGCTGTCTGATAAATAAATGCAATTGCCTTCTCCGGAAGACTTGCTCATTTTTCCGCTTCCATCCAGACCAGGTACTTTTACCAGGTTTTCAGAATAGTTGAAGGCCTGAGCTTCCGGAAAGAAGTCTGCATTATACAGCCTGTTGAAACGGTTCCCGAAAGTACGGGTCATTTCCAGGTGTTGTTCCTGATCTTTACCTACCGGTACTTTCACTGCTTTATGGATCAGAATATCTGCAGCCATTAAGGTCGGATAAGTCAGCAAACCTGCGTTTACATTGTCCGGTTGTGTCCTCACTTTATCTTTGAATGAAGTACTGCGCTCCAATTCGCCCATATAGGCGTTCATATTCAGATATAAATACAACTCTGCTACTTCAGGAACGTCAGATTGAATATAGATGGTGGTTTCTTCGGGATTGATTCCGCAAGCCAGGTATTCTACTAAAACATGTTTTACATAACCATGAAGATCGCCGGGAGTTGGATGGGTCGTTAAAGAATGAAGGTCTGCTATAAAAAAGAAGCAATTGAAATCATATTGCATCTTTACAAAGTTCTTTACTGCACCAAAATAATTTCCAAGGTGTAATTTTCCTGTAGGACGTATCCCGCTAACTACCGTTTCTTTCATAGGGACGAAATTAATAAAAAACAGGTATTAGGTCTGCCTATAATTTTATTTTTATGCGTTATAAATAGCTATTGTCCTGAATTTACATTTGCATGAACGTTTTCATCGGGCTTACTGCTTAATTTTTGTAGTTTTGGCGCAATGATTCGCCTGCTTAAGCACACCCATCGCCTCTATTCGATAACCGTTATTTTGTTGCTGTCTGCACTTTTCTATCCTTTTTATTACCTCGCCGCGAAATCGCCCAAAGGCTACGGAGCCTTAAACCAGCTGCGCAAAGTAAACAGCATCCTGAGCAGCTGGCTGAGCGGAATATTCTTTAAGTTTACCTATGAACAGCCGCTGGATCGGAACCAGACTTATATTTATTGCGCCAATCATGCTTCCAGTCTGGACATCATGGTATTTTGTATTCTGGCAAGGGGGAAATTTCATTTTATGGGGAAGGACGAACTTCGGAGCAACCCGGTATTGAAGATTTTCTTTAACACAATTGACATTTCCGTAGACCGTAAAAGTAAAATTTCTGCATTCCGGGCTTTCAAGAGAGCCGGTGAAACGCTGGAAAAGGGATGGAGCCTCATTATCTTCCCCGAAGGAGGGATTGATGGGGTACATTATCCTCCGGTATTGCATCCTTTTAAAAACGGACCTTTCCGCCTGGCCATTGAAAAGAATATCCCTGTTGTGGCAGTCAGCCTGACTGATGTATGGAAAAAAATGTGGGATGATGGTTCAAAATATGGTAGTACGCCGGGAATTTGTGATATTTACATCCATAAGCCAGTGGACACAACCGGTTTAACCATCGCAGATGCAGATTTTTTAAAGGATCGCATCTTTAATTTAATAAATAGTAAACTCATTAGAGCATGACCATAGATAAGCAGACGATACATAAAGTTGCAGACCTGGCAAGAATCGCGATCGAAGATAAAGAAGTCGATACATTGATGACGGATATGAATAAGATCCTTACATTTATGGAAAAGCTCAATGAGCTGGACACGACAGGTGTTGCCCCCCTTGTTTATATGAACGCTGAAGAGAATGTATGGCGTGAGGACCAGATAAAGCAGGAGATTTCCGTTGAAGACGGACTGAAGAATGCGGCGCGGCACAACGAAAACTTCTTTATGGTTCCAAAGATCATAGAAAAATAGGGGCAGAGTGTAACATCCCGGGGTGGCCGATTGTCTAAAACGAAACAGGAATAAATAAATTTCAATGGAAAAAGCGTTAATCAACATCAAAGATATAGGTCGTAAGTACGTGATAGGGTCGGAAGTAATCCATGCCCTGAAATCAGTTTCATTGGATATACATAAAGGAGAGTTTGTCGCATTGATGGGCCCCTCTGGTTCCGGTAAATCTACTCTGATGAATATTCTTGGTTGTCTGGATACACCTAGCAAGGGTGATTACGTGCTGAACGGGATCAATGTTAGCCAGATGACAGATAATGAGCTTGCAGAGGTGCGTAACAAAGAAATCGGGTTTGTTTTTCAGACCTTTAACTTATTACCCCGTTCTACTTCTTTGGATAATGTAGCGCTGCCATTAATTTACGCAGGAGCAAATAAAAAGGAAAGAGATGCAAGGGCACAGAAGGCATTGGAAAATGTAGGCCTGGGCAACAGGGTTACGCATAAACCCAATGAACTTTCCGGCGGCCAGCGCCAAAGGGTAGCCGTTGCACGGGCGCTGATCAACAACCCTTCTATTATTCTTGCGGATGAGCCAACAGGTAACCTGGATACGAAGACGTCCATAGAAATTATGGGTTTGCTGGAAGAGATTCACAGTAAGGGAAATACCATTATTCTGGTTACGCACGAAGAGGACATCGCTCAGCATGCACACCGTATCGTCAGGATGCGCGATGGATTGATTGAAAAAGATTATCAGAATACTGATGTAAAAACAGTTTCTCCACGTCTCACCAAGCTGGAGGCAAAAGGCGATGATTTTGAAAAAATAAGCTAATATTTCTTCATGAAGATATATACCAAGACCGGGGATAAGGGGCTAACCTCCCTGATTGGAGGCACCCGGGTACCTAAGTTCCATCTGCGTATAGAATGTTATGGAACTGTAGATGAACTGAACTCTTATATCGGGCTGATCATGTGTCAGGATATTGACGTTCATCATCAGAAAATACTAAAAGAAATCCAGGACAGGTTGTTTACGGTGGGCGCTTCTCTTGCGGCAGATCCGGAGAAATCAAGAATGAAAATCCCCGATTTGCACGAAAGTGACATCCATTTGCTCGAACAGGAAATGGATGATATGAATGAAGTGCTACCTGAATTGAAACATTTTGTATTGCCGGGCGGAACTACTGTGGTTTCTTTTTGTCATGTTGCACGCTGTATTTGTCGCCGTGCAGAGCGTTTAACCGTGCATTTGGCCTCAGAAAGCTTTGTTGACGAAAAAATGACTATATATTTAAACCGTTTAAGTGATTATTTATTTGTTTTGGCACGAAAACTGAATTTAGATGCAAAAACGGATGAAAACATCTGGATTCCGCGACTATAAATTGGTTGAAAAAAAGTTTGTTTTGCTCATGTTTTTTAATATACTTTTGCGAAACGAATTAGAATAACTTAATAGTATAAGAAATATGTATTGGACATTAGAACTCGCATCGCATTTGGAAGACGCTCCATGGCCTGCAACAAAAGACGAATTAATTGATTACGGTATAAGATCAGGTGCGCCTGTAGAGGTGATCGAAAATTTACAAGCTTTGGAAGATGATGGGGAACCATATGAAACCATTGAAGAAATCTGGCCTGATTATCCTACTAAAGATGATTTCTTCTTCAATGAAGATGAATATTAATCTTTAAGATTTTCTTAATGATGATTTAAAAGGCCCTGTGAATAACGGGGCCTTTCTTGTACAATTTGCTGTACGATTTTTTTAAGGTAAACTTTTTGGAACGAAGATTGTTTATGTAATGTCATGAGAATGTTTGACAGTTCTCTTCATTTTATCTAAAAAACATATCTAAAAATTAAACGTTATGGGAAATTTACTTTATTTAGTAGCCGTAGTACTAGTGATACTATGGGTCATTGGCTTCTTTTTTCAAGGCTTCGGTCCGAATGTGGGGAACTTAATTCATGTGCTTCTGGTGATTGCTGTGATTGCGATCCTGTTGAAAGTCATCAACAGGGCTGCATAATCAGATGATATAAAAAGAAAAGCTCCTGATTTCAGGAGCTTTTCTTTTTTAAAAAGGAAGCCATCTCCAGGTCTTCCGGATAAGTGATTTTAATGTTATCCCGGGCACCTTCAATGATATTGATGGTAAACCCGGAGTATTCGGCAACAGAAGCATCGTCTGTAAATTCATTTCTGAAGGGTTGCTGGTAGGCTTTTCTCAATAAGTCTATGTTAAAAGTCTGAGGAGTTTGAATCAGCAACAGCTCATTCCGGTTCAAAGCTTCAGTCTTTCCATCAAAATTGATCTTTCTGACAGAGTCTGTAGGCTGGATACCTGCAACCGCATTTCCTTCGGCTTCTGCAGCTTCAAAAGATCTTGAAATTAGCTCCGGACTCACTAATGGCCTGACGGCATCATGTATAGCTACAATACCTTTGCCTTTAATGGCCTTAAGGCCGTTCTTAACGGAGTGAAAGCGTTGCTCTCCGCCTTTGATCAGTTGGTGGGGAATCGTGAAGCTATGGGCTTTACAAAGCTCTTCCCAGTATTGATGCTGATGGATATTCAGGACAAGCAGAATTTCGGGATTCAAGGCGCAGGCGGCAAAGGCCTCCATAGTATGCATCAGGACTGGCTTTCCATCCAGTAATAAAAACTGCTTGGCAATTTTATTCTGCATCCTGCTTCCGGATCCACCTGCAACGATAACTGCGTAATATTTCATTTGTGCTGTATCTTTAAAACAAAAATAGGAGATCTAAACCAAAATGGTTCAAAATCTCCTATTTCTATGTTTTTATATTTTACTTAGATGATCAACATCGCATCTCCATAACTGTAGAAACGGTATTTTTCTTTCAATGCTACATCATAAGCATTCCTCACATAGTCATAACCGCCAAATGCACTCACCATCATCAATAAAGTAGACTCAGGAGTATGGAAGTTTGTGATCATTGAATTGGCAATGCTGAAATCATAAGGAGGGAAGATGAATTTGCTGGTCCAGTCGTTGGCCGCTTTAAGCATTCTTCCTGAAGAAACAGCAGATTCAATTGCACGCATGGAAGTCGTACCTACCGCACAGATCTTTCTCTTTTCTTCAATCGCCTTATTTACGATATCTGCATCTTTCTGCTCAATAATGAATTGCTCAGAATCCATTTTATGTTTGGTTAAATCTTCTACTTCAACAGATCTGAAAGTACCTAGTCCAACGTGTAAAGTCACCTCGGCGAAATTAACACCTTTCAGTTCCAGTCTTTTCATCAGCTCTCTGCTAAAGTGTAAACCTGCAGTTGGAGCAGCAACAGCACCTTCATGCTTAGCGAAAATCGTTTGGTAACGCTCTTTATCCTGAGCAGTAGCCTTACGTTTGATGTATTTTGGTAGCGGAGTTTCTCCTAAAATTTCGATATTCTTTCTGAATTCTTCATCTGTACCGTCAAATAAGAAACGGATGGTACGCCCACGGGAAGTAGTATTGTCTACAACCTCAGCAACCAACAAATCGTCATCACCGAAATATAATTTATTTCCAACGCGGATTTTACGTGCAGGATCTACTAAAACATCCCATAAACGTAATTCTTTATTTAACTCTCTTAATAAAAAGACCTCAATAGTCGCACCTGTCTTCTCTTTATTTCCGTATAAACGCGCAGGGAAAACCTTGGTGTTGTTTAAAATCATGACATCCTTGTCATCGAAATAACTCAAAACATCCTTGAATATTTTATGTTCAATTTTGCCACTATCTTTATGCAAAACCATTAAACGGGCTTCGTCCCTGTGTTCTGAAGGATTATTGGCAACTAATGATTCAGGTAGATTAAACTTAAATTGAGATAACTTCATATTTTTCGATGTGATAATTAAGGGTGCAAATTTAAGAAATATAATCTTCTTTTTCATTAGTATACATTTATTTTTTATCGGTTATGAAGCTATCATCAGCATATTGTTGCCATTTATAAACCGTATGCGGATAATGGTTTCATTAGTATACATTTATTTTTATCCGCTACGAAGCGATCACAATTTTAAAAGATCTCGCTGTGTCATGTATTTTTTATATTATATAAGATTTTACTGTAACCTTTTTAGGTACTTTTGGTCTAAACCTCAATTATGATTATTTTCAGACTAATAGGCGAAAGTTTTCGGTTTGCATTAGATGCACTGCGCCAGAATAAAATGCGAACAATGCTCTCCTTATTAGGAATTACCATTGGTATCTTTACGA
This region of Pedobacter steynii genomic DNA includes:
- a CDS encoding deoxynucleoside kinase encodes the protein MHIAIVGNIGAGKTTLTGLLAKHYGWEALYEAVEDNPYLEDFYSDMKRWSFNLQIYFLNSRFQQIVEIESNKRNVIQDRTIYEDAHIFAENLHEMGLMTTRDHHNYRAIFENITSFIKPPDVLVYLRASVPTLVNNIQRRGREYEASIRIDYLSKLNEKYEAWIKDYSLGKLLILDKDKLDFTNNPEDLGSIIQSIDAEINGLF
- the trpS gene encoding tryptophan--tRNA ligase; translated protein: MKETVVSGIRPTGKLHLGNYFGAVKNFVKMQYDFNCFFFIADLHSLTTHPTPGDLHGYVKHVLVEYLACGINPEETTIYIQSDVPEVAELYLYLNMNAYMGELERSTSFKDKVRTQPDNVNAGLLTYPTLMAADILIHKAVKVPVGKDQEQHLEMTRTFGNRFNRLYNADFFPEAQAFNYSENLVKVPGLDGSGKMSKSSGEGNCIYLSDSPEVIRKKVSRAVTDGGPTEENQQKPEAIQNLFDLMKIVSPADTMKHFDDLYNSCAIRYGDFKKQLAEDMIVFNTPIREKIEDIAKDTSYLRQVAKHGALKARESAQKTIKEARELIGFRSF
- a CDS encoding lysophospholipid acyltransferase family protein, with product MIRLLKHTHRLYSITVILLLSALFYPFYYLAAKSPKGYGALNQLRKVNSILSSWLSGIFFKFTYEQPLDRNQTYIYCANHASSLDIMVFCILARGKFHFMGKDELRSNPVLKIFFNTIDISVDRKSKISAFRAFKRAGETLEKGWSLIIFPEGGIDGVHYPPVLHPFKNGPFRLAIEKNIPVVAVSLTDVWKKMWDDGSKYGSTPGICDIYIHKPVDTTGLTIADADFLKDRIFNLINSKLIRA
- the gatC gene encoding Asp-tRNA(Asn)/Glu-tRNA(Gln) amidotransferase subunit GatC, translating into MTIDKQTIHKVADLARIAIEDKEVDTLMTDMNKILTFMEKLNELDTTGVAPLVYMNAEENVWREDQIKQEISVEDGLKNAARHNENFFMVPKIIEK
- a CDS encoding ABC transporter ATP-binding protein, with translation MEKALINIKDIGRKYVIGSEVIHALKSVSLDIHKGEFVALMGPSGSGKSTLMNILGCLDTPSKGDYVLNGINVSQMTDNELAEVRNKEIGFVFQTFNLLPRSTSLDNVALPLIYAGANKKERDARAQKALENVGLGNRVTHKPNELSGGQRQRVAVARALINNPSIILADEPTGNLDTKTSIEIMGLLEEIHSKGNTIILVTHEEDIAQHAHRIVRMRDGLIEKDYQNTDVKTVSPRLTKLEAKGDDFEKIS
- a CDS encoding cob(I)yrinic acid a,c-diamide adenosyltransferase — translated: MKIYTKTGDKGLTSLIGGTRVPKFHLRIECYGTVDELNSYIGLIMCQDIDVHHQKILKEIQDRLFTVGASLAADPEKSRMKIPDLHESDIHLLEQEMDDMNEVLPELKHFVLPGGTTVVSFCHVARCICRRAERLTVHLASESFVDEKMTIYLNRLSDYLFVLARKLNLDAKTDENIWIPRL
- a CDS encoding DUF2795 domain-containing protein, whose translation is MYWTLELASHLEDAPWPATKDELIDYGIRSGAPVEVIENLQALEDDGEPYETIEEIWPDYPTKDDFFFNEDEY
- a CDS encoding lmo0937 family membrane protein gives rise to the protein MGNLLYLVAVVLVILWVIGFFFQGFGPNVGNLIHVLLVIAVIAILLKVINRAA
- a CDS encoding 2-C-methyl-D-erythritol 4-phosphate cytidylyltransferase; the protein is MKYYAVIVAGGSGSRMQNKIAKQFLLLDGKPVLMHTMEAFAACALNPEILLVLNIHQHQYWEELCKAHSFTIPHQLIKGGEQRFHSVKNGLKAIKGKGIVAIHDAVRPLVSPELISRSFEAAEAEGNAVAGIQPTDSVRKINFDGKTEALNRNELLLIQTPQTFNIDLLRKAYQQPFRNEFTDDASVAEYSGFTINIIEGARDNIKITYPEDLEMASFLKKKSS
- the queA gene encoding tRNA preQ1(34) S-adenosylmethionine ribosyltransferase-isomerase QueA, producing the protein MKLSQFKFNLPESLVANNPSEHRDEARLMVLHKDSGKIEHKIFKDVLSYFDDKDVMILNNTKVFPARLYGNKEKTGATIEVFLLRELNKELRLWDVLVDPARKIRVGNKLYFGDDDLLVAEVVDNTTSRGRTIRFLFDGTDEEFRKNIEILGETPLPKYIKRKATAQDKERYQTIFAKHEGAVAAPTAGLHFSRELMKRLELKGVNFAEVTLHVGLGTFRSVEVEDLTKHKMDSEQFIIEQKDADIVNKAIEEKRKICAVGTTSMRAIESAVSSGRMLKAANDWTSKFIFPPYDFSIANSMITNFHTPESTLLMMVSAFGGYDYVRNAYDVALKEKYRFYSYGDAMLII